From a single Pseudocalidococcus azoricus BACA0444 genomic region:
- the priA gene encoding primosomal protein N', whose amino-acid sequence MVQPGDLVTVPFGPGQVGGIVIGLLDQPPPDLSPEQIRPITEVIQPRFFSPSYWQLLERTAAYYYTPLVQVLRTALPPGLLQRSQRRICLRLPLPSQTIALSPKAQQLLTLLQASPTGDYSWRYIQQKIPRAQAPLAELLKQGLVNSYLRPPSPPQAKEQQAVILIQASGEQLTSRQQEILSYLQQSGGELWLQDFLQACQTSKATLNTLQQKGYVTITLRQKLRLEQGLATAAMIPKTLTSDQSQALGQINATTESQTFLLHGVTGSGKTEVYIQAIRPRLAEGQSALVLVPEIGLTPQMLDRFQAIFGEQVLVYHSALSEGERYDTWRQLLLEEPRLVIGTRSAIFLPLHNLGILVLDEEHDSGYKQEQPPPCYHARTLAQWRSELENCPLILGSATPSLATWQQRLEDKLTYLPLPQRIQARPLPPIEIVDLRDELHQGNRSMFSRTLFSALENLPTSSQALLFIHRRGHSTFVSCRSCGTALECPHCSVSLTYHWPDPQQAPVLRCHYCNFSRPQPQQCPSCQSPYLKPFGGGTQRAVQELNERLPDLKVIRFDSDTTQRKGSHRQLLEAFTRQEAQVMIGTQMLTKGMDIANVNLVGILTADGLLHFADFQAGERTFQTLTQVAGRAGRGDKPGRVILQTYTPEHPVIQAVQAYAYGDFAADELQQRQALNYPPYGQLLLIRLSSPDPQAVALAAQTVSTHCQQLNGLDSSEVDILGPAPAPILKVAQRYRWQILLKFNHRQSGQCPPFPLDVNALRQLCPGHVRLGLDVDPQNFF is encoded by the coding sequence ATTGTGCAGCCGGGTGATTTAGTGACCGTTCCCTTTGGGCCTGGGCAAGTAGGGGGCATTGTGATAGGACTACTGGATCAACCTCCCCCAGACCTATCCCCTGAGCAGATTCGCCCCATTACGGAAGTTATCCAGCCCCGCTTTTTTAGTCCCTCCTATTGGCAACTGCTGGAGCGCACTGCGGCCTACTATTACACCCCCCTCGTCCAAGTCCTGAGAACGGCCCTACCCCCAGGCCTGTTGCAACGTTCCCAACGCCGGATTTGCCTCAGACTACCGCTGCCCAGCCAGACTATCGCTCTGTCCCCCAAGGCCCAACAACTCTTAACTCTTTTACAGGCCAGCCCCACGGGTGACTACAGTTGGCGGTATATTCAGCAGAAAATTCCCCGCGCCCAGGCCCCATTGGCAGAACTTTTGAAACAGGGTCTTGTCAACAGTTATTTGCGCCCCCCCAGTCCACCCCAGGCCAAGGAACAACAAGCGGTGATTCTCATTCAAGCCTCAGGGGAGCAGCTTACGTCCCGGCAGCAGGAGATTCTCAGCTATCTGCAACAATCTGGGGGGGAACTCTGGCTCCAAGACTTCCTCCAGGCCTGTCAAACCTCGAAAGCCACCTTAAATACCCTGCAACAAAAGGGCTATGTCACCATCACGCTGCGGCAAAAACTACGTCTGGAACAGGGCCTGGCGACAGCAGCAATGATCCCTAAAACCCTCACGTCTGACCAGTCCCAAGCCCTAGGGCAAATCAACGCAACCACAGAATCCCAAACCTTTTTGCTACATGGAGTTACCGGATCTGGCAAAACCGAAGTTTATATCCAAGCTATTCGGCCTCGCCTTGCCGAGGGTCAATCTGCCCTAGTTTTAGTCCCCGAAATTGGTTTAACACCGCAAATGCTGGATCGGTTTCAGGCCATCTTTGGCGAACAGGTTTTGGTTTATCACAGTGCATTAAGCGAGGGAGAACGCTATGACACTTGGCGGCAACTATTACTGGAAGAACCCCGCCTCGTCATTGGCACCCGTTCAGCAATTTTTCTCCCCCTGCACAACCTCGGCATCTTGGTCTTAGATGAAGAACATGACAGTGGTTACAAACAAGAGCAGCCTCCCCCCTGCTACCATGCCCGCACCCTGGCCCAATGGCGCTCGGAGTTAGAAAATTGTCCGTTGATTTTAGGCAGTGCCACCCCCAGCCTGGCCACCTGGCAGCAAAGACTAGAGGATAAACTAACCTATCTCCCCCTCCCCCAGCGCATCCAAGCCCGCCCATTACCCCCGATTGAAATTGTTGATCTTCGGGATGAACTCCACCAGGGCAATCGCTCCATGTTTAGCCGAACCTTATTTTCTGCCCTAGAAAACTTACCCACCTCTAGCCAGGCCCTATTATTTATCCATCGACGCGGTCACAGCACCTTTGTCTCCTGCCGCAGTTGTGGAACTGCCTTGGAATGTCCCCATTGCAGTGTCTCCCTGACCTACCATTGGCCCGATCCCCAACAAGCCCCCGTGCTTCGCTGCCATTACTGTAACTTCAGCCGTCCCCAGCCTCAACAATGTCCCAGTTGTCAATCCCCTTACCTCAAACCCTTTGGGGGTGGCACCCAACGAGCCGTCCAAGAGCTTAACGAACGACTGCCCGACCTGAAGGTGATTCGTTTTGACAGCGACACAACCCAACGCAAAGGATCCCACCGCCAGTTACTGGAGGCCTTCACTCGTCAAGAAGCCCAAGTCATGATTGGGACGCAAATGTTAACCAAGGGCATGGATATCGCGAATGTCAATTTAGTCGGGATTCTCACCGCCGATGGGTTACTCCATTTTGCCGATTTTCAGGCCGGGGAGCGCACCTTTCAAACCTTGACCCAAGTGGCGGGGCGGGCTGGTCGCGGGGATAAACCCGGCCGGGTCATCCTCCAAACCTACACCCCTGAACATCCAGTGATTCAGGCTGTGCAAGCCTATGCCTATGGGGATTTTGCTGCGGACGAACTCCAACAGCGCCAGGCCCTCAACTATCCCCCCTATGGCCAACTCCTCTTAATTCGCCTCAGTAGCCCTGATCCCCAAGCCGTGGCCCTGGCCGCCCAAACCGTCAGTACCCATTGCCAGCAACTCAATGGTTTAGATAGTTCTGAGGTGGACATTCTCGGCCCTGCCCCCGCCCCCATCCTCAAAGTAGCTCAACGTTACCGCTGGCAGATTCTTCTCAAGTTTAATCACCGCCAATCCGGGCAATGCCCACCCTTTCCTTTAGATGTCAACGCACTCCGGCAACTCTGTCCAGGACATGTACGATTGGGTTTGGATGTTGATCCCCAAAACTTTTTCTAA
- a CDS encoding metallophosphoesterase family protein, with protein sequence MEPRRIFIGDVHGHYLGLTNLLAFIAPEPSDQIFFLGDLVDRGPNSSAVVELVKSRGYVCLLGNHEDMMLAALASDSDPSSLLAWSSCGGEETLNSYRSNAQLEEHLAWMAELPLYLDLGDVWLVHAGVDPHLPLDVQGHYQFCWVRREFHASQTPYFPEKVIVVGHTITFTLPGIAPGQVAAGAGWIDIDTGAYHRRSGWLTALDWTEQQIYQCHVFSGETRSLPLRDIIAPIDMDAISVRR encoded by the coding sequence ATGGAACCGCGCAGAATTTTTATTGGTGATGTCCATGGACACTATTTGGGTCTCACCAACCTTTTGGCGTTCATTGCCCCTGAACCATCAGATCAAATCTTTTTTCTGGGGGACTTAGTGGATCGCGGCCCCAATAGTTCGGCGGTGGTGGAGTTGGTGAAAAGTCGGGGCTATGTCTGCCTTTTGGGGAACCATGAAGACATGATGTTGGCGGCCCTGGCTAGTGATAGTGATCCGAGTAGCCTGCTGGCCTGGTCATCCTGTGGTGGGGAAGAAACTCTGAATAGTTACCGCAGTAATGCCCAATTGGAAGAACATCTGGCCTGGATGGCAGAACTCCCCCTCTACCTAGATCTGGGGGATGTTTGGCTCGTGCATGCTGGCGTGGATCCCCATCTTCCTCTGGATGTGCAAGGTCATTACCAGTTTTGCTGGGTACGGCGGGAGTTTCATGCCAGTCAAACGCCTTATTTTCCAGAAAAAGTAATTGTCGTGGGCCATACGATTACCTTTACGCTCCCAGGTATTGCCCCAGGCCAGGTGGCTGCTGGTGCTGGTTGGATTGATATTGATACCGGAGCCTATCATCGCCGCAGTGGTTGGTTAACGGCCTTGGATTGGACAGAACAGCAAATCTATCAATGCCATGTGTTTAGTGGAGAAACTCGGTCGTTGCCATTGCGGGACATTATTGCTCCGATTGATATGGATGCCATTAGTGTTAGGCGGTAG
- a CDS encoding acyl-CoA thioesterase: protein MTYGRIVRFADTDAAGVVYFANVLNFCHEAYEDSLLHQGIVLPQMANFPRLALPITHAEVNFKLPLVCGDHLNIGIKPEQIDSFSYEINFQVIRLRDEKLAAQARTRHVCLDIQTRHRCELPSILQAWLSAYAGHD from the coding sequence ATGACCTATGGGCGAATTGTCCGCTTTGCTGATACGGATGCAGCAGGGGTTGTTTATTTTGCCAATGTCTTAAATTTTTGCCATGAGGCCTATGAGGATTCCCTTTTGCATCAGGGAATTGTCTTGCCCCAGATGGCCAATTTTCCCCGCTTAGCCTTACCGATTACCCATGCTGAGGTCAATTTCAAGTTACCCCTAGTCTGCGGGGATCATCTAAATATTGGCATCAAACCAGAGCAAATTGATTCTTTCAGCTATGAAATTAATTTCCAGGTCATCCGACTTCGAGATGAAAAACTTGCGGCCCAGGCCCGGACTCGCCATGTTTGCCTCGACATTCAAACTCGCCACCGCTGTGAACTGCCCTCCATCCTCCAGGCCTGGTTAAGCGCCTATGCTGGACATGACTAG
- a CDS encoding DUF3370 domain-containing protein has protein sequence MFLPVVLAQATPNLPPQQIPGLERQQFPAPRLSVTPTRSTATSSTPVAQFVQPNPAPLPTTLTSNSINRADSPVAAPLPVPSVPVPAVPSIPNGIAFIPQQVRPLPGQLDDVPVFNSNSPEMVRSEGILLSTFPNQGKADPRAHLNYPLQGRFDVFAHHVTQSNSAAYVPSLYLGLLATNPTSQTITVRYLQAASFLSTPDAPFRSLPAIADNPIGYVFSGPGSRATNQILRGVRQTFWPTQVIIPPGESRMLTNLILPLPKSNPRAAALRAQQEFRVNEQGYVDPKAPLIADVSPFGAVSSSNGRTTLMYLDSDGPLYLAHMAMYARTNPDGSERAPTLDEWQGMLYHGRLVSPRDITPTPPTQTYGARFFYGRVAGVSRGSQWLAKLTDDGRNYLQIPNPGQAISYGISTLQRGTLGTGQIQSAPMLVRYPDTAYYSHGNYGVHYSVTIPLHNPTQQTRSVNLTLQTPLKDDFNPNGLQFMNPPAPQVFFRGTVRVVYLDDLGQEQVRFVHLVQRRGQLGDSLAILNLRPGETRMAQIDFLYPPDATPPQVLTVNTLPNVNYENTVKVPSREPLTSLAPSPQ, from the coding sequence ATGTTTCTTCCTGTTGTTTTGGCCCAGGCCACGCCCAACTTACCTCCTCAGCAAATTCCTGGACTGGAGCGCCAGCAGTTCCCGGCCCCACGCCTTTCTGTTACCCCTACCCGCTCAACAGCCACTAGCTCTACCCCTGTTGCTCAGTTTGTTCAGCCGAATCCCGCCCCACTGCCGACAACCCTGACCTCTAACTCCATCAATCGCGCTGACTCTCCAGTTGCCGCCCCCTTACCTGTCCCTTCTGTCCCAGTCCCGGCCGTTCCCTCCATTCCCAATGGGATTGCCTTTATTCCCCAACAGGTACGGCCGCTACCCGGACAACTTGATGATGTGCCGGTGTTTAACAGTAACAGCCCAGAAATGGTTCGTAGTGAAGGAATACTGCTGTCAACATTCCCGAATCAAGGCAAAGCAGACCCCCGGGCCCACTTAAACTATCCCTTGCAAGGGCGATTCGATGTCTTTGCCCACCATGTCACCCAATCCAATTCAGCGGCCTATGTCCCGTCCCTATACCTGGGCCTGCTAGCCACTAATCCCACCAGTCAAACCATTACGGTGCGCTATCTCCAGGCCGCCAGTTTCCTCAGCACCCCCGATGCTCCGTTCCGTTCATTACCTGCCATTGCCGATAATCCCATTGGTTATGTCTTTTCGGGGCCTGGCAGTCGAGCCACAAATCAAATTCTCCGGGGAGTGCGCCAAACCTTCTGGCCAACCCAAGTGATCATCCCGCCGGGGGAAAGCCGAATGCTCACCAATTTGATTTTGCCCTTGCCTAAAAGTAACCCTCGGGCAGCCGCGTTGCGGGCCCAACAGGAGTTTAGAGTCAATGAGCAGGGCTATGTGGATCCCAAAGCTCCCCTGATTGCCGATGTCAGTCCCTTTGGCGCTGTTTCATCTTCCAATGGCCGCACCACCTTGATGTATCTCGACAGTGACGGCCCCCTTTACTTAGCCCATATGGCCATGTATGCCCGCACCAACCCCGATGGGAGTGAACGTGCGCCCACCCTAGACGAGTGGCAAGGGATGCTCTACCATGGTCGGCTCGTGAGTCCGCGGGATATTACCCCCACTCCTCCGACTCAAACCTATGGAGCTCGCTTTTTCTACGGCCGAGTTGCGGGGGTCAGTCGAGGTTCTCAATGGTTGGCAAAACTGACGGACGATGGGCGCAACTATCTACAAATTCCCAACCCCGGCCAGGCCATCTCCTACGGAATTAGTACCCTCCAGCGGGGCACCTTGGGAACTGGACAAATCCAAAGCGCGCCGATGTTAGTCCGGTATCCCGATACAGCCTACTACTCCCACGGTAACTATGGGGTGCATTACAGTGTGACTATTCCCCTCCATAACCCGACTCAGCAAACTCGTTCCGTCAACTTAACTCTGCAAACCCCTCTCAAGGATGACTTTAATCCCAATGGCCTCCAGTTTATGAATCCGCCAGCCCCACAGGTGTTTTTCCGGGGGACGGTACGGGTCGTTTACCTTGATGATCTCGGCCAAGAACAGGTGCGGTTTGTCCATTTAGTCCAACGGCGGGGACAGTTAGGTGATTCCTTGGCAATCTTAAATTTACGCCCGGGGGAAACTCGTATGGCCCAGATTGATTTTCTTTATCCGCCCGATGCCACTCCCCCCCAAGTCCTGACGGTGAATACCCTCCCTAATGTGAATTATGAGAACACCGTTAAAGTTCCCTCCCGAGAGCCGCTCACATCCTTAGCCCCATCTCCCCAATAG
- a CDS encoding YggS family pyridoxal phosphate-dependent enzyme, with product MVDCNSGASIAQRIATLRQRVPASVRLIAVSKYISPEMMRQAYAAGIRDFGENRIQEAQAKRGELADLTDITWHFIGHLQANKVRAALETFDWIHTVDSLKLAQRLQALIPAVQNSPKLLLQVKLRPDPQKYGWTISELTAALPELDQLTELNIQGLMTILPLGLTPAEQLLVFQELHNLAETWQHQAWQHLSFQELSMGMSSDYPFALQAQTTMIRLGQVIFGPRSIP from the coding sequence GTGGTTGATTGTAATTCTGGGGCCAGTATCGCCCAGCGCATTGCTACCCTCCGCCAAAGGGTTCCGGCCTCTGTCCGCCTGATTGCCGTCAGTAAATATATCTCTCCAGAGATGATGCGCCAGGCCTATGCAGCGGGAATCCGTGATTTTGGGGAAAATCGGATTCAAGAGGCCCAAGCCAAGCGGGGAGAACTGGCGGATCTGACAGATATCACGTGGCATTTTATCGGACACCTCCAGGCCAATAAAGTTCGTGCAGCCCTCGAAACCTTTGACTGGATTCATACCGTGGATAGTTTGAAATTGGCCCAGCGCCTCCAGGCCTTGATCCCCGCAGTCCAAAACTCCCCCAAACTCCTCCTCCAAGTCAAACTCCGGCCTGATCCCCAAAAGTATGGGTGGACGATTTCTGAATTAACTGCGGCCCTGCCCGAGCTAGATCAGTTAACTGAGCTAAACATTCAGGGTCTGATGACAATCCTGCCCCTGGGGTTAACACCTGCTGAACAATTACTGGTATTTCAGGAACTCCATAACCTAGCAGAAACATGGCAACACCAGGCCTGGCAGCACCTTAGTTTTCAGGAGCTTTCTATGGGGATGTCCAGTGATTATCCCTTCGCCCTCCAAGCCCAGACAACCATGATTCGCTTGGGTCAGGTGATTTTTGGCCCACGCAGTATCCCTTAA
- the argS gene encoding arginine--tRNA ligase, whose amino-acid sequence MTTPLQQLQSRFHLALENVLGDQVELPEILVAPASQPQFGDYQSNICLVLAKAVKQNPRQLAQALVSKLEIQDICQEPEIAGPGFINLRLLPSYLAAALTAKLGDQRLGIAPTPAPLRVVVDFSSPNIAKEMHVGHLRSTIIGDAIARILEFQGHDVLRLNHVGDWGTQFGMLITHLRTAYPYALTTPDALDLGDLVSFYKQAKQRFDLEPDFQTASRAEVVKLQQGDPESRQAWELLCQQSRREFQKIYDLLDIHLTERGESFYNPMLSAVVSDLLTMGLLVEDQGAKCVFLEGFTNKDGDPQPLIIQKSDGGFNYATTDLAAIRYRVTQDQAQWLIYVTDAGQSSHFAQVFQVARRAGWLPEHIKVEHVPFGLVLGAEGKRLKTRSGDTIRLQELLDEAIDRARADLQTRLEQEGRHESPDFIETVAKTIGIGAVKYADLSQNRHSNYVFSFDKMLSLQGNTAPYLIYAYVRIQGITRKGEIDVTGLATASHLCLGDETELALAKHLLQFADFLALVTQELLPSRLCQYLFELSQKFNQFYDRCPVLNSPEPERTSRLALCQLTAQTLELGLGLLGLKILDRM is encoded by the coding sequence ATGACAACTCCGCTGCAACAACTTCAGTCACGGTTTCACCTTGCCCTTGAGAATGTTCTGGGGGATCAGGTTGAGTTACCGGAAATTCTGGTCGCCCCCGCCAGCCAACCACAATTTGGAGATTATCAGTCGAATATCTGTCTGGTTCTCGCCAAAGCCGTCAAGCAAAACCCGCGTCAACTGGCCCAGGCCTTGGTATCAAAGTTAGAGATTCAGGATATTTGTCAGGAACCAGAAATTGCCGGGCCGGGGTTTATCAATTTGCGATTATTACCCAGTTATCTCGCAGCGGCCTTGACAGCAAAACTTGGGGATCAACGTTTAGGGATTGCACCGACTCCGGCTCCATTGCGGGTGGTTGTGGATTTTTCCAGTCCTAACATTGCCAAAGAAATGCACGTGGGTCATCTGCGCTCCACGATTATTGGGGATGCCATTGCCCGGATTTTAGAATTTCAAGGCCATGATGTTTTGCGGCTGAACCATGTCGGGGATTGGGGCACACAGTTTGGGATGTTGATTACCCATTTACGCACCGCCTATCCTTATGCCTTAACCACTCCTGATGCATTGGACTTGGGAGATTTAGTCTCTTTTTATAAACAGGCCAAGCAGCGTTTTGACTTGGAACCAGACTTTCAAACTGCATCCCGTGCCGAAGTGGTGAAATTGCAACAGGGAGATCCGGAAAGTCGCCAGGCCTGGGAATTACTCTGCCAACAATCGCGGCGGGAGTTTCAGAAAATCTATGATCTGTTGGATATTCACCTGACGGAACGGGGCGAGTCTTTCTATAATCCAATGTTGTCCGCGGTTGTCTCTGATCTGCTGACTATGGGCCTGCTTGTGGAAGATCAAGGAGCAAAGTGTGTTTTCCTAGAGGGCTTCACCAATAAAGACGGCGATCCGCAACCCTTAATTATTCAAAAATCCGATGGCGGGTTTAACTATGCCACAACCGATCTCGCGGCGATTCGTTACCGTGTCACTCAAGACCAGGCCCAGTGGTTGATTTATGTCACCGATGCTGGCCAGTCCAGCCATTTTGCCCAAGTCTTTCAAGTGGCTCGCCGGGCTGGGTGGTTACCCGAACACATAAAAGTGGAGCACGTTCCCTTTGGCCTGGTCTTAGGGGCCGAGGGTAAACGCCTGAAAACCCGCTCTGGAGATACGATCCGCCTCCAGGAACTCTTAGATGAAGCGATTGATCGGGCCAGGGCTGATTTACAAACCCGCTTAGAGCAAGAAGGCCGTCATGAATCCCCAGACTTTATTGAAACGGTGGCCAAAACGATCGGCATTGGGGCCGTAAAATATGCGGATCTCAGCCAAAATCGACACAGCAACTATGTCTTCAGCTTTGACAAAATGCTCTCGCTCCAGGGCAACACGGCTCCCTACTTGATCTATGCCTATGTCCGTATCCAAGGAATCACGCGCAAAGGAGAGATTGACGTTACTGGCTTGGCGACCGCTTCCCACCTTTGCCTAGGGGATGAAACCGAGTTAGCCTTGGCTAAGCACTTATTACAGTTTGCTGATTTTTTAGCCCTTGTCACCCAGGAACTCCTCCCCAGTCGCCTGTGCCAATATCTATTTGAGTTAAGCCAGAAATTTAACCAGTTCTATGATCGGTGTCCTGTCCTAAATTCCCCTGAACCAGAACGCACCTCTCGTCTTGCCCTCTGTCAACTGACGGCCCAAACCTTAGAACTGGGACTAGGTTTACTGGGACTAAAAATTCTTGACCGGATGTAA
- the pipX gene encoding transcriptional coactivator PipX, translating to MSNETYLSHPNFGLLYSVCPVESGRELYTTLYAQRLFFVVSHSPDGLEFEPVGRSDARMMVEARLRLLRRLGRGAEYDQLQKVHKQTFL from the coding sequence ATGTCCAACGAAACCTACCTTAGTCACCCCAATTTTGGCCTGTTATATAGTGTCTGTCCGGTGGAGAGTGGACGTGAACTTTACACCACACTTTATGCTCAACGCCTCTTTTTTGTTGTGAGTCACAGCCCGGATGGCCTGGAGTTTGAGCCTGTGGGCCGCAGCGATGCCCGGATGATGGTGGAAGCCCGCTTACGTTTATTGCGTCGATTAGGGCGAGGGGCTGAGTATGATCAACTCCAAAAAGTCCATAAACAAACCTTTCTTTAG
- a CDS encoding cell division protein SepF translates to MFNKLKELIGLDSSTYYEDDVQETSPVSSQTGGASVGTSPYSSLGETLNSGQAYSHPEVDPTSTYQAPTTASTAANSINNPANNVVGMPGNRWWGAVAEVVVMEPRNFDEMPQVIQSLKDRKSVVLNLTMMDAEQAQRAVDFVAGATFTIDGHQERIGESIFLFTPSCVQVSTQAGLVREVPHPQSQPLSSPAPAWNTAVAM, encoded by the coding sequence ATGTTTAACAAGCTTAAGGAATTGATTGGCTTAGATTCATCCACATATTACGAGGACGATGTCCAAGAGACCTCACCCGTCTCTAGTCAAACTGGTGGCGCGAGTGTTGGTACTAGTCCCTACAGTTCCCTCGGAGAAACCCTTAACTCCGGTCAAGCTTATTCTCACCCTGAGGTTGATCCAACTTCGACTTATCAAGCTCCCACCACTGCCTCAACCGCAGCTAACTCCATAAATAATCCGGCCAACAATGTTGTGGGGATGCCAGGAAATCGCTGGTGGGGTGCTGTGGCAGAAGTTGTCGTCATGGAGCCGCGCAACTTTGACGAAATGCCCCAGGTGATCCAATCCCTCAAAGATCGTAAATCTGTAGTCCTGAACCTAACGATGATGGATGCTGAACAGGCCCAGCGGGCGGTGGACTTTGTTGCTGGTGCTACCTTTACCATTGATGGCCATCAAGAGCGCATTGGTGAGAGCATTTTTCTATTTACGCCCAGTTGTGTCCAAGTGAGTACCCAGGCCGGTCTTGTCCGGGAAGTCCCCCACCCCCAAAGCCAGCCCCTCTCATCTCCGGCTCCAGCTTGGAATACTGCGGTGGCCATGTAA
- the proC gene encoding pyrroline-5-carboxylate reductase, with translation MTTLPQLGILGCGVMAEAILSRLLAQGYYQPDQVIVTALSGQRQAWLGETYGVKIAPTNRDLLQAPTLLLSIKPQVFPDILQELDPPIVSSGLLLSIVTGINLGSLEQAFPGRGIIRAVPNTPVLVGAGITAIAGLPTLTAQELQQAETFFKVIGEVITVPEKLLNSVTALAGSGPAFAALILEALTDGGVLVGLPRATAQKLVLATMSGTIKLLQEKNLHPGQLKDQVTSPGGTTITGLSVLESAGVRGALIKTIQAAQARAIELGNALESNKQT, from the coding sequence ATGACAACCCTGCCCCAACTGGGGATTCTTGGCTGTGGTGTGATGGCCGAAGCTATTCTCAGTCGCCTCTTGGCTCAGGGATATTATCAGCCGGATCAGGTCATAGTCACCGCATTATCGGGGCAACGCCAGGCCTGGTTAGGGGAAACCTATGGGGTGAAAATTGCTCCTACCAATCGCGATTTACTCCAGGCCCCGACTCTCCTCCTCAGTATTAAGCCGCAAGTTTTCCCAGATATTCTCCAAGAACTGGATCCCCCCATCGTGAGTTCCGGTTTATTACTATCTATCGTGACGGGGATCAATCTTGGCAGTCTCGAACAAGCCTTTCCAGGCCGGGGGATCATTCGGGCCGTTCCCAATACCCCTGTCTTAGTTGGAGCCGGAATCACAGCCATCGCCGGATTGCCAACCTTAACCGCCCAAGAACTCCAACAGGCCGAAACTTTTTTCAAAGTCATTGGGGAAGTGATCACCGTTCCCGAAAAACTGCTGAATAGTGTTACTGCTCTTGCCGGATCGGGGCCTGCCTTTGCTGCCTTGATTTTGGAAGCCCTAACCGATGGCGGGGTTTTGGTAGGATTACCGCGAGCGACTGCCCAGAAATTAGTCCTAGCGACAATGTCCGGCACAATCAAATTATTGCAAGAAAAAAATCTTCACCCAGGCCAGTTGAAGGATCAAGTCACCAGTCCGGGAGGAACCACAATCACAGGTTTAAGTGTGCTTGAATCTGCCGGAGTCCGAGGAGCCTTAATCAAAACTATCCAAGCTGCCCAGGCCAGAGCCATTGAACTTGGAAACGCTCTTGAGTCAAATAAGCAAACCTAG
- a CDS encoding primosomal protein N' family DNA-binding protein has translation MVQPGDLVTVPFGPGQVGGIVIGLLDQPPPDLSPEQIRPITEVIQPRFFSPSYWQLLERTAAYCYTALI, from the coding sequence ATTGTGCAGCCGGGTGATTTAGTGACCGTTCCCTTTGGGCCTGGGCAAGTAGGGGGCATTGTGATAGGACTACTGGATCAACCTCCCCCAGACCTATCCCCTGAGCAGATTCGCCCCATTACGGAAGTTATCCAGCCCCGCTTTTTTAGTCCCTCCTATTGGCAACTGCTGGAACGCACCGCTGCTTACTGCTACACCGCCCTCATCTAA